The nucleotide sequence tgtccaCTCGGCCACGCCtgctgtgtaaataaataaacagacaacTAACTTTGagtttttttctaaatcaatGAAGAACCCATCTTGAGCTCTGGTCGTGTCTCAAAATAAAGTTGTTGCTTCATTCTCATTCATTTATGTCGTGTTGTTATGTCATAGGAGGTCGTGTGATGTCACATGGTGATTAACGTTTGTGGTTCTGATGGACCAGTTCCCCGGGTTCTCCTGGCACTTCGGGTCTGGTGACGTCAACACAAGACATGAATATTGTAAATTTGttttcactaaaaaaaaaacatttctttaaatttctcagactttttttttcattggaagTATATCACGTCAACAGCGATGGCGTTACAGACGAGTTTATTCAGCGTTTGTTCGTGAATCACCTCTAACCGCCGCTGAGAATTTAGCatatattaaaatttaatcCAATAGCCAATACAAATTTAGCGAAGCCTACGGCAGAAAACCTTTATTATTCAAAATCATTatctatttaaatgaaaaaggaTAATAAAATCACTTTATGCAAGATTTGCTCTGCCTCCTAGCCGATCGTCTGGGATTTGCTCCGCCCCCACTACGCCTGTGCCACACATTCGTGAGACAGAATCCGCCTCAGACACGGAACACTGTGGAACCGTCCGTCACTGCGGACGAACAAACAAATAAGAACACATGAATCCAGAACTTTCTCGTGAGGCGACGGTgtcacccactgcaccaccctcgttgtaaatatttacttttaatttgtaCAAGAAGTGAATAAGTGAACAAATAACTAAAGATGTGTTGTTGTAAACAAACTTCCACAGGATCATTGATTCAGGTCTTTCCCTCTTTTCCCGATAATCTTGATGATCTACATTTCGcatgcataaaaaaaatccaggtttggcttaaattatacaaattaaaactcaaatatacaaatttatgtaaaaacaaataacaatattagaccttattttccaaaaatttgttttttctggcaATTAATTCATAGTTCAGGCTTCAAAGGGTTAATTAATGCATCTATAAGTTTGATCTATTAATACCATATTTGTAGCCGTAAAGAAATTCTGGCCCCACCCCTGAATCTGGTCCAGGACTCCGCCCTCAGGTGTCAGGTTTCAGTGTGATCCGGCCCATATTctgaccccctcccctccccctcctgcgCCTGTGTGAGTCGACCAACCAGGTCTCAGCAATCACGCCTCACCAGTGATTAGCCTTATTAGCATAGCTAGCCGTTTATggccctcgtcttcctcaggtGCGCTCGAAGGAAGCAGAGTTGCTCAGACGATGACCTCTGACTCGGTGTGATGCCATTCCAGGGAgcgtcccccccctcccctgcaggagggagggaggcgcTCCTCCTTACTGCTTGTCTCATCATGCCTTCAGCTACAAAACAGGACGAGCCACTAAAACCTATACACTGAACAATcagccgtcacacacacacacacacacacacacacacacacacacacacacacacacacacacacacacacacacacacacacacacacacacacacacgcacacacacacagctgtgctAGCGTCCATCCTTTCATCAGGTCACTGATTCGCcgcctctacttcctgtctgtgtggagcTAATGCTTCTGCTCTGGGTGAATAGTGAACATTAGCGTAGCGACGCGGCTTCACTCTGCAGCTTCTACCCCGTCGGCTTCATCCAAGCGGAGCATTCAGAGTCGGCAGAGAAGCCAACGAGGTCAGATTCAGGGAAGGGTCATCAGAGGTCACCTGGCGAGTGTGGACGACTTTCGAGACGATTCCACAGTATCTCACACTTTCCCTCCGTTGACTTCCTCCTGAAGCTGGTTGTCACATCCAGGCTTGAAATCATTTCATGGTGAagtattaatttattatatatttttgtcatttgactAAACTTCTCACATAATTCAGTGAGAATAACTCTAATGCTGAAATGTgtgaaactttatttttcttctcaaatAAAAGTTTGTTCAAATTTGAATAAACTACACATGAGAATGAAAAGCAGAGTTGCTAACGTTAGCCTCAGCTAACAGCATGGATACTTGACTTTTCAGCAAACCTGCCAATCAAAAAAAACTAATGACGAGTGTATGTATGttgtatatttttacatatgATATATTATGGTATAGTATactaatgctaatgttagcaacaTGTTACAAGagatgtagacattttttctttgtatcTCTGTTATTCAAAAGTGGTAATTAAGACGCAAactttcataatttatttggtaccaaatgtttacttttttaaaactttgacTATCGGGATTCTGGCGGGTTTTTATTTGTAGACTTATAACGCTAGCCGCTAAGCTAATTCCAGCCAATTGTGAGGGTTGTGGAAGTAATTGTGGCTCAGGATAATACGGAGCAGTACCGCTGGACACCAAAGGGGGCAGTGGAAACACAATGAAGACAGTAACGCGGTGATTTTTGTTAGTGTTTTGTCTTCAGGTGGGTGGCGGTTCTGGATGTCGGAAATCCACGTGATGATGGATCCAGACCTGAACGGAGCCCTGAAACAGCAGGTAGCCTTCTGCCTTCCATCCGTGATGCTAATGCCACACGTTTTGCTAACTGTTAGGCGTGACGGTGGTTCCACAGTCCACAGGTTCTGAGGGAGACCAACAAGGCGCCACAGTGAGCTTTCACAACATCTGCTTCAAGGTGAAACAGCGAGGGAGGTGTCCGAGCTGGACGGTAGCTGCAGAGAAAGACATCCTCATCGACCTGAAGTGAGTGGATGGTGGTGGAGCCGATAGTCGTGGAATTGATCTTGGTGGAGCTGGTGGTGGTCAAACTGATGGTGGTGGAGCTCATGCTGGCGGAGCTCATGGTGGTGGAATTGGTCTTGGTGaagctggtggtggtggagctggtggtggtggagctgatggtggtggagctgatggtcAAGCTGATGGTGGTGGAACTGAttgtggtggagctgatggtggTGTAGCTGATAGTGGTCTGGCTGATGGTGGTGAAGCTGATGGAGCTGaaggtggtggagctgatggagctgatagtggtggagctgatggtggtggagctgatgacagtggagctgatggtggtggagataatggtggtggagctgatgacggtggagctgatggtggtggagctgttggtggtggagctgatgacGCTGGAGCTGATGACGGTGGAGCTGATGGTGGTGGAGCTAatggtggtggagctgatgacggtggagctgatggtggtggagctaatggtggtggagctgatggtggTGGAGATGACGGAGCTGATAGTGGTGGAGCTgttggtggtggagctgatgacGCTGGAGCTGATGACGGTGGAGCTgatggtggtggagctgatgatgGTGGAGCTAatggtggtggagctgatgatgGTGGAGCTAATGGTggtggagctggtggtggagctgatggtgcTGGtggttcttcttctgctctggtCCACCTTTGGTGGTTCTTCATCACTCCCAGACGAAGCGCTCCAAAAGGGGCGCCGAGATCCTTCTGTCGAGCTGACGGTGACGTGTGCGTGTGGGTCACTCGTATTTCCCTCCTATGATGGTTGCATGTTCAGCTTGATGTCATCAACACGCTTGATGTCATCGAAACTCGCCGTGCCTATGAAGCCTCACGTTCTGCAGGTTCTAATCGCTGGCGTGACAGTTCGCCAAAGGCCTCCAACATATTTACTCAAGTGCCACAAACAAACACGAGTACTCAGATTACTGCTGCGTCAGATTCCGTCATCTGCCAAGAAGCTGTtgaacaaaactttattgacatgCTGATGTCAGCGGCATATTAATTACAATACTTAGCAAAACTCAATATTGGAAAGCTGTTATCAGGGTTAGCTTTGTGGTTAATGAGGGAATATTGAGCATTAGCAGAGGATGGAAGCTAACGGGATGGAAGCTAACGGGCTACGGCTGTCGGTTAGGTCCAGGTGGACTGAGGTCGGAGCGCAGGAAGTGGACCAATTGGTAGATGCCACAGGTGGTATGTTTGTGGCCGTGATCAAACGCCCATAGATCAAACGTGGAGTCAGACCAGTGGAAACAATGACCTGAACCTGAAACAACAAGCTTACTCGGCAGCAGGATGCGGATCTGGAACCAGATCGGACCACCTGGATGCAGTGCCGacttgaaaacaaacatttctgtgtttgttgtcGTCTCAGATCTTTCCTGCTTTTATGCTTCTGTGATTTGGATGGGTTTCAAAGGCGGGGCCATGTAGCAATGCTGGATGCTAATGCTGCTAACAATAGCTTGTCCTTTCATCTGCTTGCTTGTCTTTAGGGTTCTAAAAACAAGGTTGATCAGAGACGCGTTCTCCACAGGGTTCGAGCTGTTGCCCTGTTGCATCATGGACGATCTGTGatgttctccctctctctctctctctctttctcagtgGGATCATGAGGCCCGGTCTGAACGCCATCATGggaccaacaggaagtggaaagtCTTCGTAAGTGTTTCCCGTAGGCGGGATGGCGCCGGTGGATCCAGGTGTTGATGGGTTCGCTTCCCTTCAGGTTCCTGGATGTTTTGGCAGGCCGGAAGGACCTGGCAGGCGTGTCGGGTGAGGTTCTGATCGACGGCGCTTGTCAGCCTCCGAACTTCAAGTGTCTGTCTGGATACGTGGTTCAGGTGcgacaggcagacaggaagtctcaCCTAtggtttcctgtctgctgctgagGCTGTTCCTCTGGTCTCCAGGATGACGTGGTGATGGGTTCACTGACAGTCAGGGAGAACCTAACGTTCTCGGCGGCGCTGcgtctcccagaatgcattgctcacaaggagaaggaggacaaaGTGAACAGACTGATCCAGGAGCTAGGCCTGAACCACGTGGCCGACAGCAGggtgagaaggaggaggaagagatgaagagggagaggagcagaggaagaggcaaatgtgtgtgtgtgtgtgtgtgtgtgtgtgtgtgtgtgtgtgtgtgtgtgtgtgtgtgtgtgtgacaggtgggCACCCAGCTGTTTCGTGGGATCTCTGGCggtgagaggaagaggacgagcATCGGCATGGAGATGATCATTGACCCGTCCGTCCTTTTCCTGGACGAGCCAACAACAGGCCTCGATGCTAGCACGGCTAACTacgtgctgctgctgctcaagaagtacacacacacacacacacacacacacacacacacacacacacacacacacacacttttttaatttcttcctaATTTTGCGTCTAATTTTATTCTGTCTCTTGCTGCTGAGTAATCAGcatctgttgccatggtaacatgACCTTGAGGTCACGGCTGTCGTTGTTCTTTTGCCATGGTAACATGACCCTCGGGTCACAgctgtgttgttctgttgtcatggtaatgTAACCTCAGGTCACGCTGTGTTGTCGTCCTCAGAATGGCATGCCAGGGCCGTACCATCATCCTGTCCATTCACCAGCCCCGCTACTCCATCTACCGTCTTTTCGACAGCCTCACCCTGCTGCATCGCGGCCGCCAGGTCCCaccccctccatctcctccatttGTTGCCTTATCGATGAGCAGACCCTCCTATTAACCCTGTCGTTACCTCCGACCAGGTGTACCACGGTCCCACGGAGGCGGCCCTAGACTACTTCTCAGGCATTGGTAAGAACGTGATGTTTGGGCCCACCTCAACGCCACACCCCGATGCTGAACCAAGCCACCATGGTTTCATTTCCCAGGATACACCTGTGAGCCGCACAACAACCCCCCCGACTTCTTCTTGGACCTCATTAATGGAGACGCTGCCAGCTCCACCCACAAGGACATCAAAGGTGTTTCAAACCAGGAAGTGACTTcaacaaaaatagaaacagGATCAGTTTGCTTgagaatttgaaaataaaggTGTGTGAATATTTTGCCCCGCCCCCCACAGATCTAGGGGCGGAGTCGATATCCATTGCCAGGTGTGAACTAGAGGAGAAATTCGTGGAGGAATACAGGAACTCTGTCTTCTTCCAACAGGCAAAAGCAGAGTTGGGTAGGTGGTGGCGGAGGTAAATGACATCATTCAGGAGGGGTCAGTCAATTAATCGATGGGAATGTGGCCCTTGTCTCCCTCAGATCGGATCGTCCAGGGCAAGCAGGCAATGgcagccccaccccccaggatCATCACCTACAACACTGGCTTTGCCACCCAGTTCAGATGGGTCTTCAGGCGGGCACTGCGAAACCTCGTCATCAACCCTCAGGTCTACTTCGCTCAGGTAGAAGCCGACAGGCCCTGCAGCTAGTGTTGGCGTAGTGTTAGCACGtcattgtttctttttccttgCCCACAGTCGGCAATAACGCTGGTCCTCTCTCTGATCATTGGTGCCATCTTCTACAACATGCAGCTAGATCAAAGCGGCATCCAGAACAGGTGACGTGGCATTAGCCGTGCGCCCGGCGTAGGCACGCTGCTGACGTTGCTAGCTTGCACATGTTGACTGTCTGTCGTTGTGTTGTTCAGGAAcggcctcctcttcttcatcatcgtAAACCAGTGTTTCAGCAGCACCTCGTCGGCAGAGGTCTTCATCACCGAGAGGAAGCTCTTCCTGTGAGTAACATCCGGACAACtttgtgttagcattagcatgttgcGTGACCActatctgtgtgtcatcagccACGAGTATACCAGCGGCTACTACCGGCTGTCGGTGTACTTCCTGCCGAAGATCCTGACCGAGGTGGTCTTCATGAGGGCGATCCCCGTCGTCATCTTCAGCTGCGTTTTGTACTTCTTGACCGGTACGTAGCCCCGTTTCTATGGTAACGTGAAGCGCTAATGTCATCTATTAGTACAGAAACATGACAGACTGTTTGCTCATGATGGAACTACCCCCCATCAGGTCTGAAGCGCGACCCCGCAACCTTCTTCACCTTCATGTTCACCCTGACGCTGGTGGCCTACACCGCCTCCTCCATGACGCTCGCCATCTCAGCCGACCAATCGGTGGTGGCCATCGCCAacgtcttcatcaccatcaccttcgTCTTCATGATGGTGACACACATCGGATCACACATGTTTACTAAGACCCGCCCCTTTAGTTACTGTAGATTTAGCGACCAGGATGGTGTAAACAAGGTTGTGTAAACAAAAGGCATGTCACTAGCTCATGTAGCTTAGCAAGCAAACTGTAGTAGCTCTGCGTTACCACAGCAGATGCTGAGCTAATTATCTATTTAACTCACAAACTGTTCTtttagtcatgaaaataaatctCTAACGAGAAGTCAAATGATTGGACATCTGCGAAatttaatttggattttttaaatttacattccAATTTGCTAGATTAGGGACGAAGCTAAAATCACAATGTGTTGTGGTAGGACAGCCCATGACGGGCGCTGTCCTGGATGAATCTACACattacatgtaaacacattaaGATATACATGCTAGAATCCAGACTTCTACCCTTCCAGGCGACAGGAAGTCCAGATCGATCGGTttcctgtctctcttcctgCAGCTCTTCAGCGGTTTACTCGTCAACCTTCGCTCCCTGGCAGACTGGCTGTCCTGGTTACGTTACACCAGCATACCCCGATACGGCTACAGTGTACGtacccaaacacacaaagactgtAACCTTGGTGgtacccagaatgctttgcaggTCCAGCATGATGATGGTCTTTGTCTCTGCAGGCGCTGCTAGTTAATGAGTTGTCTGGGCTGGACTTCTGCCAGGTGTCCAACCAGAGCCGCTACGAACCGGGTCAGCTGTAAGAGACTCTTAAACCAGATCTCTAGACATGGAGGTGGCACCACCTGCTGGTCAGGAAACTCCATCACGTGACGTGTTTGGTTTATTTCAGgagctgcttttttttattgacctgtAGTGGTAGGTCAAAGGTTAGCATGAGGGACTGCCACCGAgcaaggaagaggagggtctGCAGGTTCATAAGCATTTTAATGTGTAGATGTCAGCAGACACCAGATGGTCTGTCAGATTGTCACGGGCAGAGTCATGCGTTGGTGTCAGGAGACTGGTTTGTTACTGGTTAGTTAATGGGGATCCGTTGTGTTCCAGGTGTGCTGGGGAGGACGTCCTTGCGCACTTGGGCATGGACTACTCCTACTGGGGCTTCTGGCAGAACCACGTGGCTCTGAGCATcatgatcttcttcttcctcaccatcACTTACATTAAACTCCGCCTCCTCAAGAAGTTCACCTAGACTTTCATCATCAACACCCCACGGGCTCCGGGAATGGAGGGGATTTTCACAGGTGCTCCAGAACCACCTGGACAGGGCTGGAGTTTTAGTGTACCACTGGTTTTATGCAACTGTACTCCACGTcctgctgctgattggttgataTTAAACTCCTCTTACGTTCCTTCACACGTGACACTTGGTTCAAAGGTCACGTGGGCAGGGAGACGTGCATCATCTCACCTGTAGGAGACtccctgatgaagaggaggagtgtgATCTCTGGAGAACAGCTAACTGCTAGCTTTAGCACTAAACCTGATAGTTAATGATATTAAATTTATTAGATTAAATTTTTTGACACATTCCCATAATAAAGTCTTTTCTGATGTTCCAGATGAGTAAATATGACAGGAGGTCGTTCACTCCACTGACAGTCTGCTGTCAGGCCGTTAAACACTCTACCTGCTAGCCAACACGGCTACAGCATGTGTAGAGATGCATGGAGCCACATGTACAGTCATTTGTCATTAGTTATAGGCTAGTAATCGTTATGACACACTAGTACACAGTAGTTAGTGATTAATTATAGGCTAGCTTTGGTAATCAGATAGTAATTACACACTAATACACAGTAGTCACACTTCTGCTAGCAGCAAACATTTACTTCTACATTACAGGTGTCACAGTATTCATTAATTATGCTGTAGTTATAAAGTAGTTATATAGTACTTACGTAATAGTTATTCACTTATGTAGTATGCAGTATTCAGTCGTTATGTACTAATTATTCAATAGTTATTCAGTTGTTATGTAGTAGTTATATAGTAGTTATGTAGTAGTTATTCAGTAGTTATATAGTAGCTTTTCAGTAGTTATGTAGTGGTTATTCAGTAATTATTCATTAGAGGGTGGGTGAATTGTGGGATAAATTGTGTTGCAACCCAGACCAACAAAATCATGTCACGTCCATTTAGACAAATCTACTGTCTAGACATCGTCTTTCCTCCCCACTCCCacctccttctccctcctcctcttcctcttccctcaaTCTCCTTCACCTCCAGTCTTCTTCAGTCAGTCTACAGTCCTTTTTTCTTCTGTCGACCTTCATCTTGACCTCCTACCTTCTCAGTGTTACTCCTGCCTCCATCTTCAGCCATGTTGTCTTTGCTGGCAGCGTctatcttcatcctcctcttcctcagacctCAGAGCCTCCTCATCAATCCCGGTGAGCATCTAATTCCTTAACCGCTCTGTTCAGACATGCAGACACGAATGTTCATATTCCTCAGCATGTTCTCATTTTAGATCACGTCATGAAAAATGCACAGACTAACGGATTAGGTAGCAGCGCCTGTTGTTCCAGTCGGATCCAGTTACCGATGTACAGAACACgggtcatttatttattcattagtCAATGTGTTCATGACCAACACTACCACACATCGTGGACCAGAACCTGTAGGTGGTCCTGGTCCGGAACCTGTAGATGGTCTTGATCTAGAACCTGTAGATcgcatatgtcaaagtcaaggcccacGGGCGAGATCTGGCCCATGgcgaattatttatggcccgctGGTGTTATGGCCCAGTGGGCCAATGTGGCCCTCTGGTGTTTTGCATGCACCCAAACTACAGTGCCCACAATGCAACTGTAGCAGAAGTCACTGCAGTGCAGTAAGCGGGCTTTGGGTTTGAATGTGTATCAGCAGGGTGGCACATTGaagcagtgggtagcgctgtcgccgcacagcaaggcggttcggggtttgcgtcccgctccgagtttgcatgttttccccgtgtctgcgtgggttctctccaggttctccggcttcctcccacctccaaaaacatgcgcttcaggttaattgactggtcccaaa is from Antennarius striatus isolate MH-2024 chromosome 23, ASM4005453v1, whole genome shotgun sequence and encodes:
- the LOC137590793 gene encoding broad substrate specificity ATP-binding cassette transporter ABCG2-like, whose product is MSEIHVMMDPDLNGALKQQSTGSEGDQQGATVSFHNICFKVKQRGRCPSWTVAAEKDILIDLNGIMRPGLNAIMGPTGSGKSSFLDVLAGRKDLAGVSGEVLIDGACQPPNFKCLSGYVVQDDVVMGSLTVRENLTFSAALRLPECIAHKEKEDKVNRLIQELGLNHVADSRVGTQLFRGISGGERKRTSIGMEMIIDPSVLFLDEPTTGLDASTANYVLLLLKKMACQGRTIILSIHQPRYSIYRLFDSLTLLHRGRQVYHGPTEAALDYFSGIGYTCEPHNNPPDFFLDLINGDAASSTHKDIKDLGAESISIARCELEEKFVEEYRNSVFFQQAKAELDRIVQGKQAMAAPPPRIITYNTGFATQFRWVFRRALRNLVINPQVYFAQSAITLVLSLIIGAIFYNMQLDQSGIQNRNGLLFFIIVNQCFSSTSSAEVFITERKLFLHEYTSGYYRLSVYFLPKILTEVVFMRAIPVVIFSCVLYFLTGLKRDPATFFTFMFTLTLVAYTASSMTLAISADQSVVAIANVFITITFVFMMLFSGLLVNLRSLADWLSWLRYTSIPRYGYSALLVNELSGLDFCQVSNQSRYEPGQLCAGEDVLAHLGMDYSYWGFWQNHVALSIMIFFFLTITYIKLRLLKKFT